Within Candidatus Rubrimentiphilum sp., the genomic segment CGATGGGCCGCAACGCCCGGGGAGTCAAGGCGATGACGCTGGAGAAGGGCGACTCGCTGATCGCGATGGACGTCGTCGAAGACGAGCGCCGCGAAGTGCTCCTGGTTACGACGCGCGCGTTCGGCAAACGTACGCCGATCAGCGAATACCGTCACTCGGCGCGCGGAGGCACGGGCGTGAAGGCGTTTGCCAAAGAGCGGGAAGACATCGGCCAAGTCGTCGATCAGATATTGGTCGCGCCCGACGATCAGCTGTTGATGATCACGTCGGCCAACCAGGTGATCCGCATCAAAGTCGGCGAGATTCGAAAGGCCGGCCGGTCGACAAAGGGCGTGCGGCTGCAGCGGCTGGGCGAAGGCGACGAAGTCATCGCCATCACCAACCTGGGCAAGCAGGCCGCCCAACTGACCGAAATAACGGGCGAACCCCAGCAAACGGAACTCTGATTGTCATCCTGAGGTATCGAAGGACCCTGAGGTAACGAAGGGCCCGGGGGCGCAACCGAAAAGCACGAAGCACAGTTATAACTCTCGAGAGGAATACACCACCAGTGAGCGCTTTAGCCGACGTAACGCAGACCGATTTTCAACAGGAAGTTTTGGGCGCGGGCCAACCCGTGCTCGTGGATTTTTGGGCGCCCTGGTGCGGGCCGTGCAAGATGCTTTCGCCCGTGGTCGAGAAAGTGGCGGCGAGCCACAGCGGCCGCGCGAAGTTCGTGAAGCTGAACACTGATGAGAACCCGCAGCTCGCGGGCGAGTATCAGGTCTCGGGCATTCCGTGCCTCATCCTCTTTAAAGGCGGCAAAGCCGTCGATCGCATCGTGGGATACGTTTCGGAGCAAACGATCACGTCGATGCTCAGCAAACATTTGAATTGAGGGATCTGCCGGCTGTAAACCGGTTTCTGGACGAACCGCGGATCGCGTCGTTCGCGGCGCTGGTCGGCAGAGAGAACGTGAAGCGCAGCATCGCGCAGACGCTTGAAGACGCGCGGCGCGCTCGTCAAAACGGTGGCTACACATTTGAATCTCTGGCGGCCGGTGTAATCGAAAAGCTGCAGAGCGCGCAATTTGAAGCGCTGGTGCCCGTGATTAACGGCACCGGGATTCTGCTGCACACGAATCTCGGCCGCGCTCCGCTTGCCGCTTCGGCGTCAGCGGAAGTGCAACGCATCAGCGCCGGATACTCCAACCTCGAATACGATCTCGACAAGGGCGAACGTGGTTCGCGCTACGGGCGCGCCGTGTCGCTGATTCGCGCTGTGACCGGCGCCGAAGACGCACTCGTCGTCAACAACTGCGCTGCCGCGGTCTTGCTGATTCTGGATACATTTGCCAAAGGCCGCGACGTGGTCGTCGCGCGCAGCCAGCTCATCGAGATCGGCGGCGGCTTTCGTTTGCCCGACGTGCTCGAGCGCAGCGGCGCGCAGCTCGTCGAAGTCGGCGCCACCAATAAGACCTATCTCAAGGATTATGAAACTGCGTGCTCGCCGCACGCCGCGCTGCTGATGCGCGCGCATCCTTCGAATTTCGCCATCACCGGATTTACCGAGGAAGTTGCGCCCAAGGACTTGGTCGAGCTCGGACATCGCGCGGGTATTCCGGTGATCGAAGATCTTGGCAGCGGCGCGCTCACCGACCTCGCGCAATACGGTTTGCCGCACGAACGCACGGTGCAGGAAGCGATCGCCGACGGGCTCGATCTCGTCACGTTTTCCGGCGACAAACTGCTGGGCGGTCCGCAAGCCGGCATTATTGTGGGGTCTGCCACGATGATCGCGCGGCTGCGCACGAATCCGCTGTTGCGCGCGCTGCGTGTCGACAAGATGACGCTGGCCGCGCTGACTGAAACGCTTCGCATATGGGCCTCACCCGAACGTCGCGCGGAGATTCCGCTGTACGCGATGCTCGCAGCGACGACCGAAAGCTTGCGCGGCCGCGCTGCGGCGTACGTAAAAGCTATCAACGGTGCGCAGGTTGTCGAAACGACTTCGTTCGCCGGCGGCGGTTCGCTGCCGCAAGCGGCATTGCCGTCGATTGCGATCGCGATCCAGCCGGCTGACGGCGCGACAGCCTCAGCCGCCAAGCTGCGCCGGAACGATCCCCCGGTGATCGGGCGCATCGAAGACAGCCGGCTTTTGCTTGACCTGCGCACGATACAACCCGCCGAAGATTCAACTGCGATAGCTGCGCTGCAAGCGCTCTAATCCATGCACATCGTCGGAACGGCCGGGCACGTCGATCACGGCAAGTCTTCGCTGGTCAACGCGTTGACCGGCACTAACCCCGATCGCTGGCTGGAAGAGCAGCTGCGCGGCATGACGCTCGATCTCGGCTTTGCGCATCTGCAACTCGAGGATGGCGTGGAAGCCGGCATCGTGGATGTGCCCGGCCACGAACGGTTTTTGCACAACATGCTGGCAGGCGCCGCCGGCATGGAGCTGCTGCTGCTGGTGATCGCTGCCGATGAAGGCGTGCGGCCGCAAACCGTGGAGCATCTGCAGATCCTGCGGTACTTGAACGTGCGCGAAACGATCGTCGTCGTGACTAAAGCCGACGTCGTTTCGAGCGACGAGCTCAAAGCATCGTGCGAAGCGATTCGTACCGCGTTGAAAGGCACGATCGCACAAGACGCGGACATCATCCCGGTTTCGAGCGTGGCGCGCACCGGGCTCGACAAATTGCGCGCGCGCATGCAGTCGGCGCTGGCCGGTTTTCCGCCGCGAAGCCCGCAAGCGCCGGCGTATCTGCCAATCGACCGCGTCTTCGTATTGCCCGGCCACGGAACGATCGTCACCGGAACATTGATGCAGGGAAAACTTGCCACCGGCGATCGCGTGAAGCTCGAACCGAGCGGCAAAACGGTACGCATCCGCAGTTTGCAAAGCTTCGGACGGCAACAGCAATCTGTCGAAGGCGGCACGCGCGTCGCTGCCAACCTGCCCGGAGTCGAAGTTTCGGAGATCGCCCGCGGCGAGATGCTGGTGGCGCCGGAGTTTGCGGCCGGCCAATCGTTCAACGTAACTTTCGACGCTTTGCGCGAAGCGATGCCGATTCTGCGCCGCCGTAACGCGGTGCGTGCATACATCGGCTCGGCCGAGATTCTCGGTACGTTAGTGCTGGATGAAGATGCAAATCCGGGAGTGCCCGTGCGCGGCCGGTTGCTACTGCGCCGCGCGACGGTAGCGTTTCCCGGAAGCGCGTTCGTCGTGCGCCGGCTCTCGCCCAAAGACTTGCTCGGCGGCGGGCGCATTGAAGGCGCCGCACCTCACGCCGCACCGACCGAGAGCGCTACGTCCGGCGAGGAAGATGCGGTCCTCGGCGTGCTTCGGCGCGGGCTCGCGGCTCTCGATGCAACCGAAATTGCGCGCGAAGCGAATCTTGGCGAGAAGCACGTCGAGAGCGCACTGGAAAAGCTTGTGGCGCGCGGCGACGTGCTGCGCGTGGCGCGGCCCGCCGCATACGTTGAAAGCGCGGCCGCCGAAGCGCTGCTCGAAAGAACGCTGCGTCACTTGAACGACGCGCAACGGCGCGAGCCATGGATAATGGGCGCAACGGCGCTGGCGCTCTCGCGCGCGCTCGACGTCCCTGAGGCGTTGCTCGGGCGCGTGCTGAACGCGCTTGCCGATGAAGGCCGGATCGCTCACCGCGCGGGGTACTACGCGAGCACCGACCACGTTCCGCAACTGACCGCCGAACAAAAGGCGTTCTTCGAAGACCTCGTGCCGCTGGATCCGGCCAATCCCTTTCTGCCGGTGGAACTGGCCGCCGCCGTTGCGCGCGTACGGCAGTCGAACGTCGGCGGCGCGGGCAAGGCTTTCGATATGCTGCTTGCCAAAGGTGCGTTCGTGAAGGTCAACGAGGCGCTGTATAGAGGCACCCAAATCGCGCATATCCGCGCCCGGCTCGAGGCGTTCTTGCGCGAGCGCGGGCAGATGACGATGGCCGAGTTTCGCGACGTGATCGCGACCTCGCGCAAGTACGCCGTGCCGCTTTTGGAATGGTTCGACGCGCGCGGCGTAACGGTGCGCAGCGGCGACTACCGTATGCTGCGTTCGGCTACGAGCGGCACTCCGTCATGATAAATGTTAATGCGCTACCCAAGGCCGAGCTGCACGTGCACATCGAGGGAACCTTCGAGCCGGCGCAGATCTTCGCATTCGCCAAACGCAACGACATGGAGCTGGCGTACCCGAACGTTGCGGCGCTTGAAGACGCGTATAAGTTTACGGACCTCCAATCGTTCCTGAATTTGTACTATGCGGCGATGGCCGTACTTCGTACCGAGCGCGATTTCGAAGAACTGACGACTGCATATTTGGCGCGCGCGCAAGCGCAGGGCGTGAAGCATGCCGAGATCTTCTTCGATCCGCAGGCCCACTTGCAGCGAGGCCTATCGTTCGACACGGTTCTGAACGGATTGTGGGCGGCGCTGCAGCGCAGCGAAGCGGACTTTGGAATCACGACGTCGCTCATTATGTGCTTTTTGCGCGACCAGCCCGAAGAATCGGCGATGAAAACGCTCGAGCTGGCACT encodes:
- a CDS encoding DNA gyrase C-terminal beta-propeller domain-containing protein — protein: MGRNARGVKAMTLEKGDSLIAMDVVEDERREVLLVTTRAFGKRTPISEYRHSARGGTGVKAFAKEREDIGQVVDQILVAPDDQLLMITSANQVIRIKVGEIRKAGRSTKGVRLQRLGEGDEVIAITNLGKQAAQLTEITGEPQQTEL
- the trxA gene encoding thioredoxin → MSALADVTQTDFQQEVLGAGQPVLVDFWAPWCGPCKMLSPVVEKVAASHSGRAKFVKLNTDENPQLAGEYQVSGIPCLILFKGGKAVDRIVGYVSEQTITSMLSKHLN
- the selA gene encoding L-seryl-tRNA(Sec) selenium transferase — translated: MRDLPAVNRFLDEPRIASFAALVGRENVKRSIAQTLEDARRARQNGGYTFESLAAGVIEKLQSAQFEALVPVINGTGILLHTNLGRAPLAASASAEVQRISAGYSNLEYDLDKGERGSRYGRAVSLIRAVTGAEDALVVNNCAAAVLLILDTFAKGRDVVVARSQLIEIGGGFRLPDVLERSGAQLVEVGATNKTYLKDYETACSPHAALLMRAHPSNFAITGFTEEVAPKDLVELGHRAGIPVIEDLGSGALTDLAQYGLPHERTVQEAIADGLDLVTFSGDKLLGGPQAGIIVGSATMIARLRTNPLLRALRVDKMTLAALTETLRIWASPERRAEIPLYAMLAATTESLRGRAAAYVKAINGAQVVETTSFAGGGSLPQAALPSIAIAIQPADGATASAAKLRRNDPPVIGRIEDSRLLLDLRTIQPAEDSTAIAALQAL
- the selB gene encoding selenocysteine-specific translation elongation factor; translated protein: MHIVGTAGHVDHGKSSLVNALTGTNPDRWLEEQLRGMTLDLGFAHLQLEDGVEAGIVDVPGHERFLHNMLAGAAGMELLLLVIAADEGVRPQTVEHLQILRYLNVRETIVVVTKADVVSSDELKASCEAIRTALKGTIAQDADIIPVSSVARTGLDKLRARMQSALAGFPPRSPQAPAYLPIDRVFVLPGHGTIVTGTLMQGKLATGDRVKLEPSGKTVRIRSLQSFGRQQQSVEGGTRVAANLPGVEVSEIARGEMLVAPEFAAGQSFNVTFDALREAMPILRRRNAVRAYIGSAEILGTLVLDEDANPGVPVRGRLLLRRATVAFPGSAFVVRRLSPKDLLGGGRIEGAAPHAAPTESATSGEEDAVLGVLRRGLAALDATEIAREANLGEKHVESALEKLVARGDVLRVARPAAYVESAAAEALLERTLRHLNDAQRREPWIMGATALALSRALDVPEALLGRVLNALADEGRIAHRAGYYASTDHVPQLTAEQKAFFEDLVPLDPANPFLPVELAAAVARVRQSNVGGAGKAFDMLLAKGAFVKVNEALYRGTQIAHIRARLEAFLRERGQMTMAEFRDVIATSRKYAVPLLEWFDARGVTVRSGDYRMLRSATSGTPS